GGCGTTGCGGCTCACGCAGGGCACCTCCACGTACCCCCCCACGGGGTCGCACACCAGGCCAATAGTGTTCATCAGGGCCAGGCTGGCCGCGTGCACGGCCGCGCGGGGCGTGCCGCCCAGCAGTTCCACGACAGCGGCAGCAGCCATCGCAGCGCTGGAGCCGATTTCAGCCTGGCAGCCGCCCGCCGCGCCCGAGATGAACATGCGCTTACTGATAGCCTTGCCAATCCCCGCCGCCAGAATCATGGGGTCCACCAGACGCTCATCGGGCAGGCCCAGATGGTCGGCCACGCCAATCAGGGCGCCGGGGATGGTGCCTGCGCTGCCCGCCGTGGGCGCGGCCACGATGCGCCCCATGCGGGCATTTTCTTCGTTGACAGCCATGGCATACGCCTGCACCCGCTTGAGTAGAGGCGCGTTCAGGGCGTCGGGGGCGTCCCACAGGCCCTTGGCGTTCCAGCCCACCATGCCGGTGATGCTCTTGGCGTCGCTCTCAAGGCCGCGCTCGATGCTGGCGCGCATCTCACGGATACGGCGCAGCATCTCGGCGCGGATGTCGTCGGGGTTCAGGCCGGTTTCTTGACAGTCCTGGGCCAGCACCCACGCAGAGGCGGGAGCGGGGGCGTTCATCAGGTCATTCAGGGTCGTCATGGAGGGGTCCTCGGGGTAGAAAGGGCGTGAACAACGGGCCTTTCATGGTACGCGCCGCCCTCTGTGGCCGAATCAGGAACAGATGAAAACGTCCATACGCTTTGGACACTAGAGGCTGAGGGTCACCTTTCCTGGGCGGCCCGCAGCAACTCGCCGCCCCGCACCATCTCGACCAGTTTCAGGAGGTCGGGGCGGTAATAGCGGTCACTGGTCATGTTGGGAATCTGCACGCGGATGTGCTCCCATGCGGCCTGGACCCCGCGCCCGGCACGCAACTGCTGGAAGTCCAGTGCCTGCGCCGCACACATCAGCTCGATGGCCACCACGTTCTGCACGTTCTCCAGAATCTGCCGCAGTTGCCGCGCGCCGTGGGCGCCCATCGACACGTGGTCTTCCTGGTTGGCGCTGGTGGGAATGGTGTCCACGCTGGCGGGGTGGGCCAGCACCTTGTTCTCGCTGACCAGGGCGGCGGCCGTGTACTGAGCGATCATGAAGCCGCTGTTCAGCCCGCCCTGGGGCGTCAGGAAGCCCGGCAGCCCCGACAGCGCGGGGTTCAGGAGCTGCTCGCAGCGCCGCTCGGAGATGCTGCCCAGCTCGGCCACTGCTACCTTCAGGGCATCGGCGGTCACCGCCAGCGGCTGCCCGTGAAAGTTGCCCCCCGAGACGACCTCGCCCGTGTCTGGGAAGATCAGCGGGTTGTCGGTGACTGACGCCAGTTCGGTGTCCAGCACACGCCCAGCCTGCTCCAGAGCGTCCAGGCTGGCCCCATGAACCTGCGGCGCGGCGCGCAGCGAGTAGGCGTCCTGCACTTTGCCGTCCCCCACCAGATGCGACGGCGCAATCTGCGAGTCGCGCAGGAAAGCGCGCAGCTCAGCAGCTACTGCCACCGCGCCGGGGTGCGGGCGCAGGCCCACCACATCGGCCTGGAAGGGGCGGTGAGAACCGTACATGGCTTCTACCGTCATGGCGGCGGCCAGATTGGCGGTGCCCAGCAGGGTGCGGGCATCCGCCAGGGCCAGCGCCAGCAGGCTGCCCATAAGTTGCGTGCCGTTGAT
Above is a genomic segment from Deinococcus betulae containing:
- the sdaAA gene encoding L-serine ammonia-lyase, iron-sulfur-dependent, subunit alpha produces the protein MTTLNDLMNAPAPASAWVLAQDCQETGLNPDDIRAEMLRRIREMRASIERGLESDAKSITGMVGWNAKGLWDAPDALNAPLLKRVQAYAMAVNEENARMGRIVAAPTAGSAGTIPGALIGVADHLGLPDERLVDPMILAAGIGKAISKRMFISGAAGGCQAEIGSSAAMAAAAVVELLGGTPRAAVHAASLALMNTIGLVCDPVGGYVEVPCVSRNAFFAVHAVSAAQLALAQLESFIPPDEVIGAMASVGRMMPAALRETADGGLAQTPTGLAVTARMEGKDKEGPGGMIELPLA
- the hutH gene encoding histidine ammonia-lyase, coding for MILDQHLTLDHFLSVVRGGEKVQLAPAARERIQRARAVIERIVDGDQPVYGVNTGFGKFASVQVPREGLEQLQHNLIMSHAIGVGDPLPTEVVRGMILLRAQSLALGHSGVRPEVVELLLALLNAEAHPVIPAQGSVGASGDLAPLAHLALALIGMGEVELRGQVRPSGEVLAELNLSPLQLQAKEGLALINGTQLMGSLLALALADARTLLGTANLAAAMTVEAMYGSHRPFQADVVGLRPHPGAVAVAAELRAFLRDSQIAPSHLVGDGKVQDAYSLRAAPQVHGASLDALEQAGRVLDTELASVTDNPLIFPDTGEVVSGGNFHGQPLAVTADALKVAVAELGSISERRCEQLLNPALSGLPGFLTPQGGLNSGFMIAQYTAAALVSENKVLAHPASVDTIPTSANQEDHVSMGAHGARQLRQILENVQNVVAIELMCAAQALDFQQLRAGRGVQAAWEHIRVQIPNMTSDRYYRPDLLKLVEMVRGGELLRAAQER